The DNA window GACGCTGAAGATATACAGCCGCGCATCGTCTTTGGAGGTGGCCAGCGACATCACCTGGCGGGGGGCGGGAAAGGTGAGCAGCGTCTGCTGGGTGTCGAGATCAATGACCCGGATGCGGTTGTCGAGCGCCGTGTAGCTGCCCTGCTCCTTTTTCAGCGGCATCTCGTGGATGAACAGCCGGTTGCCCTGGGCGTTGACATCAATCGCCATGGTGCGGACCAGCTCGGTATCGCTGGACAGCGGGAAGCTGGTGACCTGCTTCCCCTCGTCAAGATCGACCATGGCCACGCTCTGCGACAGATTGTTGACCACATAGGCGTACTGCGGATGGGCGGGATTGGGCGCGATATTGAGGGCCGGGCCGCGCCCTTCGAGGGCGATGTTCCGCACCACCGTATCGGTCTCAGTATCGATCACGACCAGATTATTGGGATGGACCGAGGCCAGCAGATACCACTTGGCCCAGGCCGCAGGGGGCAGGCCGAGCAGCACCAGGCATAACAGCAGGATCTGACACACGCGCATCCGATTCCCTTTCACGCCTGCCCCTCAGTCGATTTTGGGAAAGACGACTTCCAGGCTCCGCCAGTCCTCCTGGGTCGAACCCGAACACGCTTTTGCCCACTCCGGGGTGTTCTGCAAACTGTCCGGCACCTGGGCCGGCCACCAGCACACGTTGGCACAGCTCAGCAGGTCGGCCTCGACCGGGGCGCACATG is part of the Desulfurellaceae bacterium genome and encodes:
- the qhpC gene encoding quinohemoprotein amine dehydrogenase subunit gamma, with amino-acid sequence MKHLKPRNHKAEQVEASQTRGQTQDQDDVVGMNQPVGCTTIFNPGWEANPWGGTSSMCAPVEADLLSCANVCWWPAQVPDSLQNTPEWAKACSGSTQEDWRSLEVVFPKID